Part of the Arvicanthis niloticus isolate mArvNil1 chromosome 2, mArvNil1.pat.X, whole genome shotgun sequence genome, AAAAGGCATATGTAGCAACTGCATCGTCCATGTCCACTGTGAAccctcagaggcaggcaggataTACCACACTGCCCGATTTTGGCATCAGTGCAAACAAGTGCAACAGGACGAGGGACAGTTCCATGGAAAGCAGAGCATCTGTCACTGGGCACGTCTCTACTTCTGAGTTTCTATCCTTACAGAGGTATCTGTGTTAGTCGGACACGGCCTGCCTTAAGAAAGGTCCCCAGCAGGATGAGAGAAAGAAGGCCAAACTACACAGCCATCTTCTCCTGCTGCTACTCCAGGTCAGAATAAGAAGTCTTGGTCCAACTGCCCAAGGAATGAGAGTGAGCAACCATGCCCAGCTTGGTTGGCTTTTTAATCCACAAAAGTCTAgatcattggttctcaaccttcctaatgctgtgaccctttaatacagttccccaggttgtggtgacccccaaccataataaTATTTTTGTCATTACTTCAAAAttgtaattttggtactgttatgaattataatgtaaatatctgatatgtgaaagATTGAGAACTGCAGATCTATACCATGATTTCACTACAAAACTCACCTACAACTTGTTTAAGAGTATCACAGCAATCTGGGGTCTCCTCAGTGATTAAGGAGccttccttcccaccttccctaGCCAACAGTTCTTTTCTATGTCAGGTCTTCGGCACTAGCTAGAGACAGTAGACACATAGGCGAATACAAACTGTAAAACACGGTCAGTGACCAAGTGAGACGGGTCACAGAAACAGCCTGCCCATGAGCAAAAGCCGATGTCCGTGTCTCTCAGTCAGTGTGCATACTCACTCTAAACCTCCCAGTACAAAGACAAAGACAGTATGACTCCTGTTCAAAGACCCATCATCTTCAGTTCCCCTCAAAGGCAAaagtgagccaggcatggtgtgcACGCCTTttatcctagcacccaggaggcagaggcaggaggatctctgagtttgaggccagcctggtctacagagggagttctaggacagccagggctacacagaaaccctgtctggaaaaataaacaaaaaaggggCAACATTACCTGTCAATGAGGGAATCCCGCATGCTGGTGGCAATGGTGCTAGGCTTGGCTTCATTTAGCTTGAAGACGCTCTCCACCACTGACAGCTCTGTGCTGGTCGTGTCCAGACCACAGAAAGCACACCAGTCATTGACTACCATCCCAGCAGCAATCACCTCACTCCCTCGGTTCACAGTGCCTGCCTGAAGAGAAGTATCATGGTACCAAAAGCAAGTTCTCTTACCTTCTCCAGTGAGGACTCTTCCCAAGTCTGTTCCATGTCTCAAGGACCCAGTCCCAAACTAGGGAAGGTAATGACCCAGACTCCCAAAAGGTGACAAAAGGGACGGACTCTATAGATAGGGTTCAGATGGCAGAAATGCTTACCACAAGGGGGACTTGAAGAAGGGAAGACAATTCATCCTGGTCCTCTATTGAAGTTTTAGGATGCACCAGACCTCCTTGATTACTGAAGACACAGTAGCTTCCTACTAACACCTGGTCAGCAATTGTTTGTCTGAAGACTTCCACCTTGAGCACATCAGCCAGGATTTCTTCTGTCTCCTGATGACAAAAGGAATTGTGCCCAGGATCCAGAACATGAAGGCCAAAAATCCAGGTATCTCTGAGCATCAACCACCCAGACTTGGTTCCTTGAGTCCCTTTTAACCACAAATCTGCACATGGAAAACTCACTGAGCCAAGACATAGTATGGCTAAGAGTCTGGGCCCAGCCTGGAGTCACTAAAACCAGGCAAGCCCTGAAAAACATGAGTCTTGGCTTCAGGTCACCCTTTTCACTAACACATACCCTAGTACAACTGTCAACCATCACACCCCAGGACTGAGTAGGCCAATCTCTCCAAATCTGAAGGATTACTGCCCTTCCCTACAGACTAAGCCTTACTATTCCCATGAAAGGAAAACCTGGAGTGCCCAAGGAAAAACACAAGTGAAACCCCTAATTCCAGACTTAGGGTGATAATGGCCAACCACTGGCAAGGCTAGTCCTGTAACTTCCAGACCAAGCTGCCACCTCACCCTGTCCAAGTCTGGGTGGACTAAGGCCACATAGTCATTGCAGGTGGTAACATTGCCAAGGGCGGAGAGCCGCTCCTCCACCCGCCGTATCTGCACAGAATCCGGAAGGCTGTTGCGGATGTGCTGCAGCTCCTGGTCGGTGGTGTTGTTAGGCACCAGCAGCCCATGCCTGTTCCCTGAAGAGAACAAAATTGCACAGTGGgataaaaaataaaccatgagTATAGGAAAGACTTTCTAGGGACCTCCCATTCTAGCCCAATTAGCTTCCTAGGAGAGCTCTAAGGGAAAACCATAGCCCTTCAACTACAGATCCATATATGAACCGGTGTCGCCTAAGCAGGCCTCAGATGGCCAGAAATCTATCCTAATACCACCCACCTCATTATTACCAACTAGGGATATCGGGAGCTCAGGACGGGCATTAGTAATACATTTTGCTAACACTACACACCTACCTAAATAgctaaaaaaatttcaaagaccaTCAATATCAAGTGTTAGCAATAATACATGGAGCCACTCTATGCTCTGACAGGAATATACAATGGCCATCCACTTAGGATATTACTGGTAGCATCTACTACACTAAATGGTCACATATCCTGTGACTATTCCACTCTACTCACAGGTATTATATATCCAACagtaatatgtacatatgtttatatttatacagTAGTACTAGTTAGTATTAAGACACCAAACTGTTGTCTAAATACTCATTATCATAAGAATGGTATTTTTAGccgggcacatgcctttaatctcagcacttgggaggcggaggcaggcaaatttctgagttcgaggccagcctggtctacagagtgagttctaggacagccagagatacacagagaaaccctatctcgaaaagccaaaccaaaccaaaaaaaaaaaaaaaacaaacccaagcaAACAAAGACCAGGCTAAGATCTCCCTTGTCCTGTCAAAATCCGTTTCATATCCTAGAACACAGTTAAAAGACCaagatgttttattattaaagattAACAATAAGAAACCATGTAGAGTCACCACCCATGcttaatgcttaaaa contains:
- the Eif6 gene encoding eukaryotic translation initiation factor 6 — its product is MAVRASFENNCEVGCFAKLTNTYCLVAIGGSENFYSVFEGELSDTIPVVHASIAGCRIIGRMCVGNRHGLLVPNNTTDQELQHIRNSLPDSVQIRRVEERLSALGNVTTCNDYVALVHPDLDRETEEILADVLKVEVFRQTIADQVLVGSYCVFSNQGGLVHPKTSIEDQDELSSLLQVPLVAGTVNRGSEVIAAGMVVNDWCAFCGLDTTSTELSVVESVFKLNEAKPSTIATSMRDSLIDSLT